A genome region from Balneola sp. includes the following:
- a CDS encoding efflux transporter periplasmic adaptor subunit, with translation MNKSNLYIILLAVLASVFTACGEINSDEKEQEATELAGVAEAEENMVHLSELKFNSLGMKLDTLSLRFLSESVEANGQLEVPPQHEASVTAVLGGNIGSIEVIEGDQVSKNQTIAFLSHPNLTKVQTEYVRLYQRMLYLDHEFKRQARLYDEKVGSGQTYQQTKAEYESVKAEVKGYEAQLNQLNLDVEQIQDGDIYSSVPVVSPIDGYIEKVQIQIGQYVDPQTIMFEIVDNEHVHADLMVFEKDVHKVKRGQSISFTVQSVPDQILTATIYSVGKQFEQNPRAVHVHGEIDQKENFLIPGMYINGTIHTSETKAFALPENAIVEDEGKTYLFTAEQQEENGNTEWSFTPVEIMTGIEEDGWVEVKLLEPLPDGARVAWNNAYYLISEMKKSQTSDDD, from the coding sequence ATGAATAAATCTAATTTATATATAATTTTATTGGCTGTCCTTGCATCTGTTTTTACAGCCTGCGGCGAGATCAATAGCGATGAAAAAGAACAAGAAGCAACAGAACTTGCCGGTGTGGCTGAGGCAGAAGAAAACATGGTTCATCTGTCGGAACTGAAGTTCAACAGCCTTGGAATGAAACTGGATACTTTGTCCCTGCGCTTTCTCTCAGAGAGCGTAGAAGCAAATGGTCAGCTGGAAGTTCCCCCGCAGCATGAGGCAAGCGTAACTGCGGTTTTGGGAGGTAATATTGGTTCCATAGAAGTTATTGAGGGAGATCAGGTGTCAAAAAATCAGACTATTGCCTTCCTTTCCCATCCTAATTTAACCAAAGTCCAAACTGAATACGTACGGTTGTATCAGCGCATGTTGTATTTAGATCATGAATTTAAGCGACAAGCAAGGTTATATGATGAAAAGGTAGGCTCCGGCCAAACTTACCAACAAACTAAAGCCGAATACGAATCAGTTAAGGCGGAGGTCAAAGGTTATGAGGCTCAGCTGAATCAGCTTAACCTGGACGTTGAACAAATACAAGACGGCGATATTTATTCGTCGGTGCCGGTAGTAAGCCCTATTGATGGGTACATCGAAAAGGTTCAGATTCAAATCGGTCAGTACGTTGATCCCCAAACAATCATGTTTGAAATTGTGGATAACGAACATGTTCATGCCGATTTGATGGTCTTTGAAAAAGATGTGCACAAAGTTAAAAGGGGCCAATCCATCTCTTTTACTGTACAGTCAGTACCGGATCAAATACTTACAGCTACCATTTACTCTGTAGGCAAACAATTCGAACAAAATCCTAGGGCAGTGCATGTGCACGGCGAAATTGATCAGAAAGAAAACTTCCTGATTCCCGGGATGTATATCAACGGCACGATTCACACTTCAGAGACTAAAGCCTTTGCTTTGCCTGAGAATGCCATTGTTGAGGACGAGGGTAAAACCTACCTATTCACCGCAGAACAACAAGAGGAAAACGGAAATACCGAATGGTCTTTCACTCCGGTAGAAATTATGACCGGCATTGAGGAAGATGGTTGGGTTGAAGTGAAGTTGTTAGAACCATTGCCGGATGGAGCACGAGTAGCTTGGAACAATGCCTATTACCTGATCTCTGAAATGAAGAAAAGCCAGACTTCCGACGATGATTAA
- a CDS encoding transcriptional regulator codes for MKEIKAFIKPNRVENVVAALQEAGHESVTLSKGEGTGAYKQKDASPSLDFHFTDSPVVKLELVCQCKESDNVVQLICANAKTPERGDGIIYVTDIQKAFRIKTCEPFEG; via the coding sequence ATGAAAGAAATAAAAGCCTTTATAAAACCAAACAGAGTAGAAAATGTAGTTGCAGCACTCCAAGAAGCAGGACATGAAAGTGTTACGCTTTCCAAAGGAGAAGGTACCGGAGCATACAAACAGAAAGATGCGTCCCCATCGCTGGATTTTCACTTTACGGACAGTCCAGTCGTAAAATTAGAGCTGGTATGTCAATGCAAAGAATCCGATAACGTTGTTCAACTTATCTGCGCCAATGCCAAAACACCGGAACGCGGTGACGGCATCATTTACGTTACAGATATTCAAAAAGCGTTTAGGATTAAAACCTGTGAGCCTTTTGAGGGGTAA
- a CDS encoding cation transporter, whose translation MKKSTFNIPQMDCSAEEQMIRMRLEEFEDIKSLNFDIPNRTLEVYHENRLNEIEKALDSLSLGSKLNSTKEAQMSPFASDEQQQKNILWWVLAINFLFFIIEMTAGWIINSMGLIADSLDMLADSSVYALSLFAVGAAVARKKKVAKISGYLQMGLASLGFLEVLRRFLGVGEMPDFQWMIIIASTALVANVFTLWLINKAKSKEAHMQASTIFTSNDIIVNGGVILAGILVYALDSRWPDLLIGAIVFSFVMRGALRILKLSE comes from the coding sequence ATGAAAAAATCCACATTTAATATTCCACAAATGGACTGCTCAGCCGAAGAGCAAATGATTCGAATGAGGTTGGAAGAGTTTGAAGATATTAAATCTCTAAACTTTGATATCCCGAATCGTACATTAGAAGTGTATCACGAAAATAGGCTTAATGAGATTGAGAAAGCCCTTGACTCCCTGAGTTTGGGTTCTAAATTGAATTCAACAAAAGAGGCTCAAATGTCGCCTTTCGCTTCTGATGAGCAGCAACAAAAGAACATTCTATGGTGGGTTTTAGCGATCAACTTTCTCTTCTTTATCATTGAAATGACAGCCGGATGGATTATCAATTCTATGGGGCTGATTGCAGACTCACTAGATATGCTGGCAGATTCATCCGTATATGCGCTCAGCCTTTTTGCTGTTGGAGCAGCGGTAGCAAGAAAAAAGAAAGTAGCAAAAATTAGCGGCTATCTTCAGATGGGTCTGGCATCACTGGGATTTCTTGAAGTACTGCGGAGGTTTCTTGGAGTGGGTGAAATGCCCGACTTTCAGTGGATGATCATTATTGCTTCAACGGCTCTTGTTGCAAATGTTTTTACCTTATGGCTTATCAATAAAGCGAAAAGCAAAGAAGCACACATGCAGGCGAGTACAATTTTTACCTCCAATGATATTATTGTAAATGGTGGTGTAATTTTGGCCGGAATTCTTGTTTATGCACTGGATAGCAGGTGGCCGGATTTACTCATTGGAGCTATAGTATTCAGTTTTGTAATGCGAGGTGCCCTGAGAATTTTGAAGCTTTCAGAATAA
- a CDS encoding cation transporter has product MSHDHSHEHGNIKLAFFLNLGFTILEFFGGLYVNSVAIISDALHDLGDSISLGLSWFLDHKSKEGANSSFTFGYTRFSLLGALINSLVLIAGSIFVINEAVARILSPEHTDAKGMLLFAIVGVAVYGYAAWKVSHGKTLNERVISWHLLEDVLSWAAVLVVSIVLLIKDIHYLDPALSLFITAYVLWNVVKRLKETLHIFLQGTPDDVSIDELEEKFLEQDIVADTRHLHLWSLDGEKHVFTAHLILKNVESYSDILEAKKKIRGILKPYNFSHSTIEVELDEGTSSLIYE; this is encoded by the coding sequence ATGTCTCACGATCATTCACACGAGCATGGAAACATCAAACTTGCCTTTTTCCTCAATCTTGGGTTCACCATTCTTGAATTTTTTGGGGGTTTATATGTAAACAGTGTTGCCATTATCTCCGATGCCCTGCACGATTTAGGTGACAGTATTTCACTCGGACTCTCATGGTTTCTTGATCATAAATCTAAAGAGGGAGCGAATTCATCCTTTACCTTTGGTTATACACGGTTCTCGCTACTTGGTGCTTTAATTAACAGCTTGGTACTAATCGCTGGATCTATCTTTGTGATCAATGAAGCGGTTGCCAGAATATTATCGCCGGAACATACCGATGCCAAGGGAATGCTTCTCTTTGCCATCGTGGGTGTGGCGGTGTATGGATATGCTGCATGGAAAGTGAGTCACGGCAAAACCCTCAACGAACGAGTCATTTCCTGGCACCTATTGGAAGATGTATTGAGTTGGGCTGCCGTTCTTGTGGTGTCTATTGTATTACTTATCAAAGACATTCATTACTTAGATCCTGCCCTATCTCTCTTTATTACCGCCTACGTTCTTTGGAATGTGGTAAAACGACTCAAAGAAACCCTGCATATTTTTTTGCAGGGAACTCCGGATGATGTAAGTATTGATGAACTGGAGGAAAAGTTTCTTGAACAGGATATTGTGGCCGATACCAGGCACCTACACTTATGGTCGCTGGATGGAGAAAAGCATGTGTTTACTGCTCATCTCATTCTAAAAAACGTAGAGAGCTACTCAGACATTCTGGAAGCCAAAAAGAAAATTCGTGGCATTCTGAAACCTTACAACTTCAGTCACAGCACGATTGAAGTGGAGTTGGATGAGGGAACTTCTTCTTTGATTTATGAATAA